A segment of the Candidatus Sumerlaea chitinivorans genome:
TCGGCGAGATCTCGCCGTTGATACGTACGAGAAAGTCCCCTCTCGGGATCTGGATTAGTCCACCACCGTAGCTGACCGCGGCAAAAACTAGCATGAGCACTATCGTTAAAGCTCTTGTCCGCCTCATTGCCTCATTTCCCTAAGTGATCTCAGCGTTCCTGTGAGTTGATACCAGCAATGCCATCGAGAAATCAATGAGAAGGTCGCGGATAGTTGTCTGCGAACAACGACGACTCCGAACGGAAGAAATCAGGAAAAGCATTGCGGCAACAACTTGTTTGCAATTCGGACGACCTTCCCCTCTCGATTCACGAATGGATGTCGAGTCATACCCTGAGCAAGGATCAGTCCATCAGCTTCGCGAACGACTTGGTAGCGAAACGT
Coding sequences within it:
- a CDS encoding 4-hydroxybenzoyl-CoA thioesterase family active site, producing MHGVYLPVAECHCEYRHSAQYDDLLRIETSVSALSKASITFRYQVVREADGLILAQGMTRHPFVNREGKVVRIANKLLPQCFS